The stretch of DNA AACCACCCACTTTTCATGCATCTTCTCAAAGAAGCAGAGGAAGAATTTGGATTTGATCAGAAAGGAACAATAACAATTCCTTGTCATGTTGAAGAGTTCAGAAACATAAGAGGTTTGATTGATAGGGAAAAGTCTTTTCATCATCATACTCGTTGTTTTGGCTTCTGaattttgaagtttgaaaaCCATACTTGATTGATTTGGTGTTGTAAATTCTTGCTTTTTTACTTTGTTAGTTGAGTGGTGATGGTGGAGATGACGATGATGATGACGACACCATgttgttaattaattacttgTTACTTATGTATTTACTTGTTTTACTTTTGTAAGGAATTgtactaaaaaattataatgaaaagaagaaaaaaattcatgctttttcttttctcttttttccttcttgatatttaatttaatgaaagactaaaaaatgaatttagttccttacaaaattttaattattcaaattagtgataattttttactaataatgAAAAGAAGAATAAATACTGTAGATgcttttcttcttattttcctTACTTTTGTTTCGTGATGAATTTGTCACCATTGAATGGAATTTGAGTAATAAGAGCACTACTCAATTTGGAAAAGGAAAGAATTGAAAAGAGGGAAATGACATTCATGTAGGACCAAAACGATTTCTATCTTTCGAGTCACTGAATTCAATGTACGTAATCTCTCTCTCCTATATCGCCACAACCAAACATCTACTTTCCTTAAAACTAAGTTTTGAATGTTCTTTTTAGAGCTGAAATAAGTTTGAATCCACTCCACCACCCATCTCTTCATATTCTCTATCCGAGGTTGTGTTGGGTCGCCTTTGACGATCGATGCTTGTATTTACTACAATTTCAAGGGAGGATTGAATATTAGACAAGAATATTAGACATGAAACATTTTAAACCtcacaataatattttagtaaaattatgcaaaatttattttgtaggcatattttgaaaataaaattatttattaaatgtaatcaatttaatgtaatatttttttcatttgaaactCTTAAGAGTACTTTACAACTCATTGAAAGATTTAGAGTTTGTTTGTTTGAATCCTAAAAACTCTTCTTtagcattttaaaatttaaaaattaaaaatttgtttggattatttgtttttaaaaaatgttttgtaaaactatttttaatattatatttttttaagttaaaaaaaaaacagataaatgatgttttattttttattttttaactctctaaccaaaaactattttaaaaattagagttgtcaaactgattttttttttttaattttctttttttttcttttt from Cicer arietinum cultivar CDC Frontier isolate Library 1 chromosome 3, Cicar.CDCFrontier_v2.0, whole genome shotgun sequence encodes:
- the LOC101492633 gene encoding auxin-responsive protein SAUR32; translation: MKSGEKCVKKQGVPKGCLAIKVGQGEEQQRFVVPVMYFNHPLFMHLLKEAEEEFGFDQKGTITIPCHVEEFRNIRGLIDREKSFHHHTRCFGF